One Erythrobacter aureus DNA segment encodes these proteins:
- a CDS encoding phage holin family protein: MRDDNDERVDEYSGPLDLPDEHESPNEEDEGGRQFSLTDDVLALLEDGKTYAEAELRFQKSRAGYIGNRFKGALAFGLGAFGVFHLALIAATVGLVIALAPIVGPWGATAIVTLALIAGGVFLLRLLKGRLDDIRDAFEEEDAE; encoded by the coding sequence ATGCGAGACGATAACGACGAGCGGGTCGATGAGTATTCCGGCCCGCTCGATTTGCCCGACGAGCACGAATCCCCCAATGAGGAGGATGAAGGCGGTCGGCAGTTTTCCTTGACCGACGATGTTCTCGCGCTGCTTGAGGATGGCAAGACATATGCCGAAGCGGAACTGCGTTTCCAGAAAAGCCGCGCGGGTTATATCGGGAACCGGTTCAAGGGCGCCCTCGCCTTCGGGCTCGGCGCTTTCGGCGTTTTTCACCTCGCCCTGATTGCGGCCACGGTTGGGCTCGTCATCGCGCTCGCGCCCATCGTCGGACCTTGGGGCGCGACTGCCATCGTAACGCTCGCGCTGATTGCGGGCGGGGTATTTCTCTTGCGACTGCTGAAAGGGCGCCTCGACGATATCCGGGACGCATTCGAAGAGGAGGACGCCGAATGA
- the eno gene encoding phosphopyruvate hydratase, protein MTAIIDIHAREILDSRGNPTVEVDVLLDDGSFGRAAVPSGASTGAHEAVELRDGDKDRYLGKGVIKAVEAVNAEIRDMLVGAFDAEDQRDIDLSMIALDGTPNKGRIGANAILGTSMAAAKAAANARGLPLYSYIGGVSAHVLPVPMMNIINGGEHADNPIDIQEFMVMPVGADSLAEAVRWGAEVFHTLKKKLHDKGLATSVGDEGGFAPDLASTRDALDFIMASIEQAGFKPGEDIVLALDCASTEFFKNGKYEISGENLSLTGHEMAEYLDKLCRDYPIRSIEDGMAEDDFEGWKALTDRIGNTVQLVGDDLFVTNPQRLREGIDQGLANSLLVKVNQIGTLSETLDAVSIANRAGYTAVMSHRSGETEDATIADLAVATNCGQIKTGSLARSDRLAKYNQLIRIEEELGDSAHYAGRHCFGRIGG, encoded by the coding sequence ATGACCGCGATCATAGACATCCACGCCCGCGAAATCCTTGATTCACGGGGTAATCCCACGGTCGAGGTCGATGTGCTTCTCGACGATGGAAGCTTCGGTCGCGCGGCGGTGCCCAGCGGCGCATCAACCGGTGCGCATGAGGCCGTGGAGCTGCGCGACGGGGACAAGGACCGCTATCTCGGCAAAGGCGTGATCAAGGCTGTCGAGGCGGTCAACGCCGAAATTCGCGATATGCTGGTGGGCGCTTTCGATGCCGAAGACCAGCGCGACATCGATCTTTCGATGATCGCACTCGACGGAACGCCCAACAAGGGCCGCATCGGTGCGAACGCCATTCTCGGCACCAGCATGGCAGCGGCCAAGGCGGCGGCCAATGCGCGCGGCCTGCCGCTTTACAGCTATATCGGCGGCGTTTCGGCCCATGTGCTTCCCGTTCCGATGATGAATATCATCAATGGGGGCGAACATGCCGATAACCCGATCGACATTCAGGAATTCATGGTCATGCCGGTTGGCGCGGACAGTCTCGCCGAAGCGGTGCGCTGGGGCGCTGAGGTGTTCCACACGCTCAAGAAGAAGCTGCATGACAAGGGCCTGGCTACTTCGGTCGGTGACGAGGGCGGCTTTGCCCCCGACCTTGCCAGCACGCGCGACGCGCTCGATTTCATCATGGCCTCGATCGAGCAGGCGGGCTTCAAGCCGGGCGAGGACATCGTGCTTGCTCTCGACTGCGCCTCGACCGAGTTCTTCAAGAACGGCAAATACGAGATCTCGGGCGAGAACCTATCGCTCACCGGTCATGAAATGGCCGAGTATCTCGACAAGCTGTGCCGTGACTATCCGATTCGCTCGATCGAGGACGGCATGGCCGAAGACGATTTCGAAGGCTGGAAGGCGCTGACCGACCGGATCGGCAATACCGTCCAGCTGGTCGGCGACGACTTGTTCGTGACCAACCCTCAGCGCCTGCGCGAAGGGATCGACCAGGGGCTTGCCAATTCGCTGCTTGTTAAGGTCAACCAGATCGGCACCCTGTCGGAAACGCTCGACGCGGTCAGCATCGCCAATCGCGCGGGCTACACCGCCGTCATGTCGCATCGGTCGGGCGAAACCGAAGATGCGACGATCGCCGATCTGGCAGTCGCCACCAATTGCGGGCAGATCAAGACCGGCTCGCTGGCCCGGTCGGATCGGCTCGCCAAGTACAACCAGCTCATCCGTATCGAGGAAGAGCTGGGTGATAGCGCGCATTATGCCGGGCGGCACTGTTTCGGGCGTATCGGGGGCTGA
- the ribH gene encoding 6,7-dimethyl-8-ribityllumazine synthase, protein MARFLIVEARFYDHLNDMLVAGARAALEAEGHEVEVLTVPGALEVPGAIALASESGRYDGYVGIGVVIRGETYHFEIVAGESARGIMALTMDGMAIGNGILTVENEEQALVRADPAQKDKGGEAAKAAIALLDLQARFAA, encoded by the coding sequence ATGGCCCGTTTCCTGATCGTCGAAGCCCGTTTCTACGACCATCTCAACGATATGCTCGTCGCGGGTGCCCGCGCCGCTCTCGAGGCGGAAGGGCACGAGGTCGAGGTGCTGACCGTGCCCGGCGCACTCGAAGTGCCCGGAGCGATCGCGCTCGCCTCGGAAAGCGGCCGGTACGATGGCTATGTCGGCATCGGTGTGGTCATCCGCGGGGAAACCTATCACTTCGAAATCGTCGCAGGCGAAAGCGCGCGCGGGATCATGGCGCTGACCATGGACGGCATGGCGATCGGCAATGGCATCCTGACGGTCGAGAACGAGGAGCAGGCGCTGGTTCGCGCCGATCCGGCCCAGAAGGACAAGGGTGGCGAAGCGGCCAAGGCGGCCATCGCCCTGCTCGATCTGCAGGCGCGCTTCGCCGCCTGA
- the ribB gene encoding 3,4-dihydroxy-2-butanone-4-phosphate synthase, whose protein sequence is MDTIEKVRTLVSQGLMTRAGLARAAGLHANTLRECSEESWNPTAETLAKLEAFLEANDDTPVIVGAEEIIDEARNGRMYILVDDEDRENEGDLIIPAQMATPSAINFMATHGRGLICLSLDRKRVEALGLEPMSRDNRESMQTAFTTSIEAKEGVTTGISAADRARTVCVAIDATKGPDDIVTPGHVFPLAARDGGVLVRAGHTEAAVDISRLAGLNPSGVICEIMNEDGTMARLDDLIAFARKHDMKIGTIRDLIEYRMRHDHLVERVGEDGFESDYGGEWRLLTYRNTVDGSESYVLQKGHVVEGQPTLARVHPISIFEDVLGRPGPRKRTLQRSMHAVGEHGAGVIVLITGRPASNRGYSESDAQRNVGIGSQILADLGIEDMILLSNSQPNVVAIEGYGLNIVDHKPIPE, encoded by the coding sequence ATGGATACGATCGAGAAAGTTCGCACGCTTGTTTCGCAAGGGCTGATGACCCGCGCCGGCCTTGCCCGTGCAGCGGGCCTTCATGCCAATACGCTGCGCGAGTGCAGCGAGGAAAGTTGGAATCCCACCGCCGAAACCCTCGCCAAGCTCGAAGCCTTTCTCGAAGCCAATGACGACACGCCGGTCATTGTGGGCGCCGAGGAAATCATCGACGAGGCGCGCAACGGCCGGATGTATATCCTCGTGGATGACGAGGACCGCGAAAACGAAGGCGACCTTATCATTCCCGCCCAGATGGCGACGCCCAGCGCAATCAATTTCATGGCGACACATGGCCGCGGCCTGATCTGCCTCTCGCTCGATCGCAAACGTGTCGAGGCGCTCGGCCTCGAGCCGATGAGCCGCGACAATCGCGAAAGCATGCAGACCGCCTTCACCACTTCGATCGAGGCGAAAGAAGGCGTCACCACGGGGATCAGCGCGGCCGACCGCGCACGCACCGTTTGCGTGGCGATCGATGCGACCAAGGGGCCGGACGATATCGTGACGCCCGGCCATGTCTTCCCGCTCGCCGCGCGTGATGGCGGTGTGCTGGTCCGTGCGGGCCACACCGAGGCAGCCGTCGATATCTCGCGCCTAGCGGGCCTCAACCCCTCGGGTGTCATTTGCGAGATCATGAATGAGGACGGCACCATGGCGCGCCTCGACGATCTGATCGCCTTCGCGCGCAAGCACGATATGAAGATCGGCACGATCCGCGATCTTATCGAATATCGCATGCGCCACGATCATCTGGTCGAACGCGTCGGCGAAGACGGTTTCGAATCCGATTATGGCGGTGAATGGCGCCTGCTGACCTATCGTAACACAGTGGACGGCAGCGAAAGCTACGTCCTGCAGAAGGGCCATGTCGTGGAGGGTCAGCCCACCCTCGCCCGCGTGCATCCGATTTCGATCTTCGAAGACGTGCTCGGCAGGCCGGGACCGCGCAAGCGCACGCTTCAGCGCTCCATGCATGCGGTCGGCGAGCACGGAGCCGGTGTGATCGTGCTGATTACCGGACGACCGGCGTCTAACCGGGGCTATAGCGAGAGCGATGCGCAGCGAAACGTCGGCATCGGTTCACAGATCCTTGCCGATCTCGGTATCGAGGACATGATCCTTCTCAGCAATTCGCAACCCAATGTCGTGGCGATCGAAGGCTATGGCCTCAACATCGTCGATCATAAACCTATCCCGGAGTGA